The Calditerrivibrio sp. genomic interval CTTTCAGCTTTCTTTTACAAGGTATATTGCCGATAGGCTTTTTGATAAAGATTTCTACAGAGTTCTACCAAACTATTACGGTCTGATTACCTTAACTATCGCTTTAGGTATGATTTTTGGGATCCCACTTTCGTTAATAGTGTTATTTGATCAGACAAACCTGCTTCGGATACTGTTTGTCTCCACCTTTGTAACATTAAGCAGTATTTGGTGTTCTAACAGTCTTCTATTAGGACTTAAGGAATACAAAAAGATCACTTCTTATTTTCTTATAGGCTATTTAATCGTCATTCTGTTATCTTTTTTACTTAGGCACTTTAAATTGGAAGGGTACATGATAGCCTTCCTGATGGGAAATGCCTTTATCTTCTTTGCAATGCTATCTCTTATTGTGAGAAACTACAAATCCGATCGTTTGATCGAATTCGACTTTATCCTCAGCAAAAGACATAAGTTTTACTGGAGCATGGCATTTGCAGGGCTATTTTTTAATTTGGGGATCTGGGCTGATAAATTTATATTCTGGTTCAATAATGAAACAAGTCATAGGGTAATCGGTTTATTGAGGGCTTCCGTTGTTTATGATCTTCCCATTTTTTTAGCATATCTATCCATTATACCGGGTAGTGCAATGTTTTTTTACAGACTTGAAGCAGATTTTGCAGAAAAATATGAAATCCTATACGAATCAATAAGAACAGATGGCACCTATGAACAGGTAATCAAACACAAAGAAGAAATGAATGAAACAATAAAGATATCCATAAAAGAAACAATCATAGTTCAAGGAATATTTAATATTCTCGTTTATGTGTTTTCTGAAAAGATCTTTGAGTTTTTAAATGTCCCATTGACTTATACCCCTCTTCTATTTATAGATATGGTTGGTGTTCAGCTACAACTCTGTCTTATGGTTATACTATCTATACTTTTCTATATGAACAGAAGGAAGGAAACCATCCTTTTGACAGTCTTCTTTTTTCTCCTAAATCTTACATTGAGTCAAATCACCATAAATATGGGTTTTATGTTTTATGGCTATGGTTATGCTATAGCCGGCTTATTGAGCTTTAGTCTCTCATTAATACTGTTAAAAAGGAGCATAGATGATCTTGAATATGAAACCTATTGTCTTATTAATTAGTTTTTTGACGCTTTACAATATTGCCTCTGCTTCAATCTTCGATAATCTTACATGCGGCATAGCCTTTTACTATAAAAAGGAACCCCCAAGACACATGACAGCTCTTTACGATTATATAGTGGTGAATCCAGATCATATAGAAAAGATCGACAAAAAATATATCGCCTATCTCTCCGTAGGGGAGATAAACCCAGTCAGCAATGATTACAATATGATAAAAAAAGACTGGATTATTGGTAAAAACGATCAATGGAAAAGCTATATAACAGACCTGGCAAATCCAGCATACAAAGATTTTCTGATCCAAAAAGCTGCCTCAATCCAGAAAAAGGGGTTTTCTGGGCTATTCCTTGATACCTTAGATAGCTACCAACTGATTATTAAAGATGAAGGACAGAAAAAAATCTTTGAACAGCACCTAACAGAACTCATCATAGAATTGAAAAACCGCTTCCCAGATCTGTATATTTTGATAAATCGTGGATTTGAAATATTAGATACTAAAATGAAAGACTATATAGATGCTGTAGTAGTTGAAAGCTATTTGACATCGTATGATTTCAAACAGAAAAAATATACAGAACAAACAGAAGAGGGCAAACGTTGGCTTGAAAATAAATTTAGCACTATAAAGTCTTTAAACAAACCTATAATCGTCATAGAATACACTGAAGACAAAGCAAAAAAACAAAGAAAGGTCTTAGCGAAAAATCTCTTAGATAAGGGGCTCATCCCATTTGTATCCAATATAGACCTTGATTCTTTTGGCATATCCCTTTGTGAACACTACCCTCGAAAGATCCTAACCATCTATAGCAAAGAGTCCTCAAAGGACACAACCCTAACAAGTGCCCATAGACTCTTTTCAATCCCCCTTGAATATTACGGGTACTATTCGGATTACCTGGATCCCAACGAATCCCCACTTCCAGATAGGATAGTAGACGAATACATTGGGATAATTGTAAAGTTAGAAGATGATAGACTGAATAAAGAAGAGGAATTTTATAAATGGATAAAAAAACAGATAGAAAATGGAATAAAAGTTCTATTTATAAACTATTTTGGTTTTGAAATGAACGAAGACAAGCAGCGCTTTTTAAATCTAAAAATAACGCCAAACACATCCACGGAAAATACTTACACCATAGTATACGCCGATAAAAGCGGAAACTTTGAAACTAAAATAAACACCTACTGGGGAGGGGATCTCTACGAAACAGATGGTAACCCCCTCTTGTTACTAAAGAATGCTAAAAACGAAAAGCATGCCCCCATAGCTATAACTAGTTGGGGAGGATATGCCCTTTCGGAGATGTTATACACCAGTTATCCCGAAGAGATGTGGGTGTTTGATCCATTTAGCTTCATAAAAAATGCTCTAAGGTTGCCAACCATTCCTGCCCCAGATGTTACCACAGAAAACGGAAGAAGAGTCTTTATCTCCCACATCGATGGTGATGGTTTTACTGAAGTAGCCCTTTTCAATAAAAAGAGGTATACAAGTGAAATCATCAGGGATGAAATCATAAAAAAATATAATCTCCCCATTGCAGTATCT includes:
- the pelG gene encoding exopolysaccharide Pel transporter PelG, encoding MAGIGFELRKILKENSLLSLFKVYGYSAVLSSGSWIISILSIIFVGIVTVKITNRYDAIVQFQVIVTYLVASSLIFSGFFQLSFTRYIADRLFDKDFYRVLPNYYGLITLTIALGMIFGIPLSLIVLFDQTNLLRILFVSTFVTLSSIWCSNSLLLGLKEYKKITSYFLIGYLIVILLSFLLRHFKLEGYMIAFLMGNAFIFFAMLSLIVRNYKSDRLIEFDFILSKRHKFYWSMAFAGLFFNLGIWADKFIFWFNNETSHRVIGLLRASVVYDLPIFLAYLSIIPGSAMFFYRLEADFAEKYEILYESIRTDGTYEQVIKHKEEMNETIKISIKETIIVQGIFNILVYVFSEKIFEFLNVPLTYTPLLFIDMVGVQLQLCLMVILSILFYMNRRKETILLTVFFFLLNLTLSQITINMGFMFYGYGYAIAGLLSFSLSLILLKRSIDDLEYETYCLIN
- a CDS encoding endo alpha-1,4 polygalactosaminidase; translation: MILNMKPIVLLISFLTLYNIASASIFDNLTCGIAFYYKKEPPRHMTALYDYIVVNPDHIEKIDKKYIAYLSVGEINPVSNDYNMIKKDWIIGKNDQWKSYITDLANPAYKDFLIQKAASIQKKGFSGLFLDTLDSYQLIIKDEGQKKIFEQHLTELIIELKNRFPDLYILINRGFEILDTKMKDYIDAVVVESYLTSYDFKQKKYTEQTEEGKRWLENKFSTIKSLNKPIIVIEYTEDKAKKQRKVLAKNLLDKGLIPFVSNIDLDSFGISLCEHYPRKILTIYSKESSKDTTLTSAHRLFSIPLEYYGYYSDYLDPNESPLPDRIVDEYIGIIVKLEDDRLNKEEEFYKWIKKQIENGIKVLFINYFGFEMNEDKQRFLNLKITPNTSTENTYTIVYADKSGNFETKINTYWGGDLYETDGNPLLLLKNAKNEKHAPIAITSWGGYALSEMLYTSYPEEMWVFDPFSFIKNALRLPTIPAPDVTTENGRRVFISHIDGDGFTEVALFNKKRYTSEIIRDEIIKKYNLPIAVSIIEGEISEQIKKSTLFEEIAKSIFRLDNVEIANHSYSHPFKWKAMEKFEQTQAYNLTIDGYKFDLEREIKGSTQYINEKLAPKDKKTSIFLWTGDCNPTENAIKLVYENNLLNMNGGGSIMTNLSPYLSKNFPIGIKKGDLYQIYAPNQNENVYTNLWTSNFYGYKNVIQTFKLTDTPKRIKPINVYYHFYSGSKLSSLNALKEAYNYATSQKITPMFPSQYIKRALDFYSTLVAKEVRSESWIIKTSGDLKTLKIPTSENVEPIINSSSVGFSDHNDMIYIHLSNSNTHRIQLGKNSRQTPYLKEANGIITSYKYTKTKRFYRISGYTNLEVVLKNVINCSIRSNKVFSKSTNMDETLLKFNSNEVDIEIECT